ACTATTCCTTTAAGATCTCTGTTACTATTTTTATAAGGGGCTTACCGTTGAGTATTACTGAGTCGGCTCCAGCTGCTTCTAAAGCCTTTTTTCCCCGCACATCTTTAGCATATCCTATGACTTTAACCCCGAGCTTCTTGCATGCCTCCACGTCTTCCTTCATGTCGCCTATATATACTGCGTCTCTGGGGTCAATTTTGAGCTTCTCGAGGGCTGATTTTATTAATTTAGTTTTATCGGAGATTCTGGATTCGAACCCTGACACTATTAAATCGACTTCTATGTCCTCACTTTTAAGTTTGGAGTCTATCGCCTCCTCCATGGATGAGGAGACCACCGCTACTTTAAACCCTAGATCTTTCAACGACTTTAAAGCCTGAACCATGGAGGGTTCGACCCCAGCCTGGCTTACGAGGCTGATGTACCGGTTTACAAGCCCATCTATGGCGGTGCCTCCCCCCTCAACAGCTATGCCGTGCTCCCTTAGGAACTCCATCCAATCGGACTTGAAGGCCCTCTCGAACTCTCTCGGGGACATGAACGTCTTACCCTTCATCTCGAAGTAAGCCTTGAAAACCTCGTACACCGCTTTTAGGGAGTCCACGAGAGTTCCATCGAAGTCTATAAGTACGGCTTTTCTATTCATGGTTCCTAGTTTCACGTTCTAAACTTAAATTTAGGGCATATAAATATTCTCCGATGAAGATTTAGGGGGATCGAGGCGTGGAAATAGGCGACGGCCATATAATATACGCTTTTACGAGCAGGGCAAGGGAACATTATAGGATTAGGAGCGGTGACACGGTCGTCGTACATACGCCCGACTGCTTCGGGGGCCTGATAAGGAGCGAGGATCAGGATTGGCGCGACATAGACTTTGAAAGGGTTAACGGCGCGGTCGGCCCTATCTATGTTGAAGGCGCTGAGCCGGGGGGCGTCTTAAAGGTTGAGGTGGTTGACGTAGAGGTTGAGGGGGATAGGGGCGTTATGGCTATTATACCCGGGTTCGGCCTCCTGAAAGAAGATTTAAAAGATTTATCTAAACTTAAGATCTGCCGCATCCGGAATGGATACATAGAATTCAACGGGTTAACCCTAGAAGCTACGCCCATGATAGGGACGATAGGCGTGGCCCCCCGAGGCGTGGAGGTTCCCTCAGTAACACCCATGGATCATGGGGGAAACCTGGACACTAAAGACGTCAAGGCGGGCAACACCATCTACTTTCCAGTATTCGTTAAAGGAGCGCTTCTGGCCCTCGGCGACTGCCACGCAGTGATGGGGGACGGAGAAGTATGCGTGACTGGGGTTGAGGTGCCAGCTAGAGTAACCCTGAGGATCCATGCCATGAATAACCTATCCCTGAAGAGGCCTCTAATCGAAACCGGGAATGAATGGATGACCATCGGTAACGGCAAAAACTTGGAGGAGGCCGCCAGACAGGCAACCCTCGACATGATGGATATAGTTCAACGCAAACTTGGATTCAGCCGCGGGGACGCTTACATGCTCTTAAGCGCCGTCGGCGACCTCAGGATAAGCCAAGTCGTTGATCCATTAGTAACCGTAAGGATGGCTTTATCCAAAAAGTATTTGAAGGAAGCACTCTAAGAACTCAGAAGGTCCAGGAAATTGGATGACGAGACTTTCATAAGTGAGGCTCTAAGGATAGTGGAGGCCGCTGAGAGGCGAGGTGTAACATTGAGGATCTTGGGAGCATTAGCGATCAGGCTGCATAGCGGTGAACACAGCAAGCTACATATAAGCCTTGAGAGGCTGGGAACCGATAGGAGCTTCACGGACATAGATCTCATCGCATATGGGAAGGAGAGGCACAAGGTTCGAGCTTTGATGGAGGATGACCTGGGCTTCCAGATCTCACCCCAAATCCTACTTATGCATGGGAAGGAACGACTCATATACTGGCACCCCGAAGGATTATATCGCGTGGATGTCTTCTTCGACAAACTCAGGTTCAGCCACGACATAGATTTCGGAGATAACCCGAAGAATGGAAGGCTCGCAATGGATTACCCTACCATCCCATTAGCTGAGCTTCTGCTGGAAAAACTCCAGATACATGACATAACTGAGAAGGATATAAAAGATGTGATAGTCCTTTTGAGGGCTCACAGGCTATCAGAGGAGGATGAGGAAGAGGCATTAAACATGGAATATATCTCGCGAGTTTTAGCGGACGACTGGGGTTTCTGGTACGATGCGGTTCAAAACCTGAGGAAGGTGGGGGAGTCCTTAGAGAGGTATCTTGAAAAGGGAATCATCTCAGAGGAGGATGCCCGGGACGTATCATCCAAGGTGGAGAAGCTCCTCCATCACATAGATGCTAAGCCTAAAACGTCCAGGTGGATGAAGCGTATGAGAGAAGGCTCCGATAAGAAATGGTGGAGGGACGTTGAAGAGTTCTCCAGATGAAATCCTCCCAGGCCTACCCCGAAGTAAATATAAAATCTTTAACTTTCTTTCCGTCTAACTGTAATAGGACGCCCCTCAGAACCCCCTCCTGATACTCGCTTCCCGGATTTAGACATAGAGTCCTACCTACCCTGGCGAACCCCTTTGATTCATGCACATGGCCATGGAGGCCTAACAAGGGCTGTAAAACCGTTATGGCGTCCCTGACAGCCTTGCTGCCCACAGGCACCATCTTAAACCTTCCGCCGGGCTCGAGTCTAGGCCTCAGATCCTCATCCAGCTCAGGGGCCTCATCCAACCCGCTCCCATAGGGTGGGACGTGGATGTTGAATATGGTTGTTTCGGGTCTCATCACTTTAGATCCCAGCTCGGAGAGCCTCCTGGAAAGCTCATCCTCTGATAGATCTCTTGGACAATTCCATGGGGTCTTATTCGCATACCCTAAGCTAAGCATCTCGTATCCCCCAAGGATTTCTAAAACCCTCTCATTGGGGTTAATAACCCTCTCAGACTCATTTAATATCTCGTCTATGGAGTGGATGTCGTCGTTTCCAGGAGAGATATAACACTCTACGTTACGGATGGATCTAAGCTTCTCATCAGCTAGCTTTATCCATTCCCGAATGGATTCAACTATTAAATCCTCAAATAGTTTACGCTTACTCTTGTGATCTTCTAGGATTACATGGAATCCCTCATGACTTGTTACATAAGGATATGATCCTAAATCCCTGACTCGCCTCTTAAGCTTCTCGAGCTCCTCGCCGCCGTGGACAACTATCTCCTCGCCTAGTAGCTGGCATCTATAAATGGATGATTCATGGATGATGGGCGTGATGGTTTTTCCGGTTATGTCTCCTCCTAGAACTAAGACCTCGGCCCCGTATACTTTAGTTGTATTTAAAAATTTTCTGAAACAGACGTCAGATCCATGAATGTCCGTCGCATAGAACACCCTCATCTAAATACACCATTCAACCCGCCTATCTCCCAAATCGAATAGCATCCCCAACTTATATCTTTACCCAATAAAAAATGAAAAATGAAAATTATAAAAGTGGGGGTTTATATATAGAAGACTACTCCGGCGGTATCTCCTTGAAGGTTAGCTCTAAGGGGATCCCTACATGCCTGTGGTAAAGCGACGAGATGCTGTATATTACAAGTGCTAATATGAATAGCCCAAAGGTGAAGACAAGAATTATCGGATCTATAGTTCCTACGAGCGCCGGCGACATGCTTCCATAGGCAAGCCATACCGATACCCCAATGGTCAAAACAGCTAAGACCGTCAACCATGGTAAGCCCCCTATCCTAGCTCTTACAATAGCAGGGGCCTTCTCCCAGATATCCCTTCTCCTATACGGGAATACTATGCCTGAAATGCCCACTATCATTTGGGCTATCATCCAGCCGAAAACGCCATAGGCGAAGTAGCTGAGCAGGGGCGTCCATATCCACGCCGCTTGAAGTACGATAGCTATTATCGTCACAAAGATCAGGGCCACATAGGGGGAGTTGTACCTCCGATCAACCTTCGATAACGATGTGGGTACGATCCTGTCGAAGGACCAGGCGAAGACTAGGCGAACCGTTATAGCTACGTAAGTGAGTATCGCGCCTAGGATCATAGCGGACCAGCAGATCATCACAAACGTATATAGTAGCCTGCTATCCGTAGCGTATTGGAATAGGAATGGGAAGAACGGTCCGTCCGCGAACGGCAGCTTATACGCCGGATCTCCTATCGCCCACAGGTAAGAGAGGGCTCCGATGAATATGCCACCCATCCCATAATATGTTATCTGGTATGCCAACCATGTTATGAAACCGAAGACTACTATGGAGCCTATGATAGCTATTATCTGGCTCTTCTGGACCTCCTTGATCTCTCCCGCCGCGTAGACGGAGGAGTTAAAGCCTATAAAGTTCATGTAGGTGAAGACCAGGCCCAGCAGGGTGGCTGGAACCAGGAACGTCCCCGGATACCCCGCCCTCTTGGCAGCCTCTATGACCTGGTAGTAATCCAAGCCCGACTTGATGTTTAAATTCGTCATGAATCTTTCGGGCCCTAGGGATAGAAGGACCGCCGAATAGGTTATTAATCCTATGAAGACCAGGCTGAACAGGATCCATAACGCCGTGGCTGTGGCTCTAGCCCCCCTGGAGACTATGACCGCGAAGATCAGGTATATTATGACCGCGGCTAGGAACGTGAACTCGTTGGAAGCTACAACCGTGGCTGCGGCTTCATACCCGTTGAATTGAAGGACAGGGGCTAATGCCCATTGCGTAAACCATGGAACGTACGCTCCGGCCACGCTTAGAAGCACCATGAAGATGAAGAAGTTTATCATGAATCCTAAAGCTGGATGTAGAATCCTGCTCACCCATATATAATCGCCGCCGGACCTGGGCATGGCCGCGGAGTACAAAGCGTAGAACAAGCCTACTATTATGCTTATAGGTATGGCGAGGAGGGCGGTTGTGGGAAGGTGCACACCCGGATATATCGCTGAAGCCCATATGCCGTATACGAATACCGCCGTGGGAGCCATGAACATCACGTTCAGGATCAACGCATCCCACGCCGAGATGTTTCTTACCAAGCCTGAGGATTCGCGTACAAGGACTCTACTCTTCATTTTCCTCAACTCAAAGCTTCCATATTTATTTTATTAACCTTAAGAACCATTTATAAG
This region of Candidatus Bathyarchaeota archaeon genomic DNA includes:
- a CDS encoding APC family permease — its product is MKSRVLVRESSGLVRNISAWDALILNVMFMAPTAVFVYGIWASAIYPGVHLPTTALLAIPISIIVGLFYALYSAAMPRSGGDYIWVSRILHPALGFMINFFIFMVLLSVAGAYVPWFTQWALAPVLQFNGYEAAATVVASNEFTFLAAVIIYLIFAVIVSRGARATATALWILFSLVFIGLITYSAVLLSLGPERFMTNLNIKSGLDYYQVIEAAKRAGYPGTFLVPATLLGLVFTYMNFIGFNSSVYAAGEIKEVQKSQIIAIIGSIVVFGFITWLAYQITYYGMGGIFIGALSYLWAIGDPAYKLPFADGPFFPFLFQYATDSRLLYTFVMICWSAMILGAILTYVAITVRLVFAWSFDRIVPTSLSKVDRRYNSPYVALIFVTIIAIVLQAAWIWTPLLSYFAYGVFGWMIAQMIVGISGIVFPYRRRDIWEKAPAIVRARIGGLPWLTVLAVLTIGVSVWLAYGSMSPALVGTIDPIILVFTFGLFILALVIYSISSLYHRHVGIPLELTFKEIPPE
- a CDS encoding HAD-IA family hydrolase codes for the protein MNRKAVLIDFDGTLVDSLKAVYEVFKAYFEMKGKTFMSPREFERAFKSDWMEFLREHGIAVEGGGTAIDGLVNRYISLVSQAGVEPSMVQALKSLKDLGFKVAVVSSSMEEAIDSKLKSEDIEVDLIVSGFESRISDKTKLIKSALEKLKIDPRDAVYIGDMKEDVEACKKLGVKVIGYAKDVRGKKALEAAGADSVILNGKPLIKIVTEILKE
- a CDS encoding metallophosphoesterase, which encodes MRVFYATDIHGSDVCFRKFLNTTKVYGAEVLVLGGDITGKTITPIIHESSIYRCQLLGEEIVVHGGEELEKLKRRVRDLGSYPYVTSHEGFHVILEDHKSKRKLFEDLIVESIREWIKLADEKLRSIRNVECYISPGNDDIHSIDEILNESERVINPNERVLEILGGYEMLSLGYANKTPWNCPRDLSEDELSRRLSELGSKVMRPETTIFNIHVPPYGSGLDEAPELDEDLRPRLEPGGRFKMVPVGSKAVRDAITVLQPLLGLHGHVHESKGFARVGRTLCLNPGSEYQEGVLRGVLLQLDGKKVKDFIFTSG
- a CDS encoding acetamidase/formamidase family protein is translated as MEIGDGHIIYAFTSRAREHYRIRSGDTVVVHTPDCFGGLIRSEDQDWRDIDFERVNGAVGPIYVEGAEPGGVLKVEVVDVEVEGDRGVMAIIPGFGLLKEDLKDLSKLKICRIRNGYIEFNGLTLEATPMIGTIGVAPRGVEVPSVTPMDHGGNLDTKDVKAGNTIYFPVFVKGALLALGDCHAVMGDGEVCVTGVEVPARVTLRIHAMNNLSLKRPLIETGNEWMTIGNGKNLEEAARQATLDMMDIVQRKLGFSRGDAYMLLSAVGDLRISQVVDPLVTVRMALSKKYLKEAL